A DNA window from Vibrio cidicii contains the following coding sequences:
- a CDS encoding DedA family protein — protein MQQLNQLLLAMQPLLEQYGYLALIVSIFLEGIGVPMPGQSLMIAASILSAQQVMSFPAVMLVSWLSCFSGNTLGYLLGYHFEEWLDKKGFISGNKFRKLQSAIQKYGPACLVVSRFIEGMKQFMPLACGVAKMPLKEFLLGNLLATTIWVTVFGLITHFAFEHLTQIAAFYDQHRYVVWFVSALLFAAMIYAIIKYKRTKPKDDLA, from the coding sequence TTGCAACAGCTCAATCAACTGCTTCTTGCCATGCAACCTCTTCTGGAACAGTACGGCTATCTTGCCTTGATCGTCAGTATTTTTCTTGAAGGCATTGGCGTGCCGATGCCCGGACAATCCTTGATGATTGCCGCCTCAATCCTCTCTGCACAACAAGTGATGAGCTTTCCAGCGGTGATGCTGGTGTCTTGGCTTAGTTGCTTTAGCGGCAATACGTTGGGCTACCTGCTTGGCTACCATTTTGAAGAGTGGCTGGATAAAAAAGGCTTCATCTCAGGCAACAAGTTTCGCAAACTGCAAAGTGCCATTCAAAAGTACGGTCCTGCGTGCTTGGTCGTTAGCCGTTTTATTGAAGGGATGAAACAGTTTATGCCGCTAGCGTGTGGCGTCGCAAAAATGCCACTCAAGGAGTTCTTACTGGGCAACTTACTCGCTACCACCATTTGGGTCACTGTGTTTGGTCTTATTACTCACTTTGCCTTTGAGCATTTAACGCAAATCGCCGCATTTTATGACCAACATCGCTATGTTGTCTGGTTTGTCAGCGCTCTACTTTTTGCCGCCATGATTTACGCAATCATCAAGTACAAGCGAACAAAACCTAAAGATGACTTAGCTTAA
- a CDS encoding L-threonylcarbamoyladenylate synthase, whose amino-acid sequence MNTLYLSAAEQKEIGQAKELLAQGELVAIPTETVYGLAADATNPEAVKKIFAAKGRPADHPLIVHIGQVEQLTDWAVEIPEEAYVLAQAYWPGPLTLLLKKADHVTPVVTGGLETIGIRMPAHQVFATLLQSSGMAVAAPSANPYKKLSPTSAQHVINSLGGKIAAVLDGGDCAHGLESTIVDLTEKPFRILRAGPITAAQLSATLGEEVSSPVNHTVAVPGNVTSHYQPNTRVRLVDASELIHLTNDKVAYLHYSPFDNHANIKAKLMPGSVADYAHALYRTLDEADKWGCEEIWVERPPMDESWSAVHDRLNRAQSKL is encoded by the coding sequence TTGAACACGCTTTATCTTTCTGCCGCTGAGCAAAAAGAGATCGGCCAGGCTAAAGAGCTGCTTGCTCAAGGTGAGCTGGTCGCTATCCCGACTGAAACGGTTTACGGTCTGGCGGCAGATGCCACCAACCCAGAGGCCGTTAAGAAGATTTTTGCCGCGAAAGGAAGACCGGCTGATCACCCGTTGATCGTGCATATTGGCCAAGTTGAACAGTTGACGGATTGGGCTGTCGAGATCCCAGAAGAAGCTTATGTACTCGCGCAGGCGTACTGGCCCGGCCCGTTAACGCTGCTGCTGAAAAAAGCCGATCACGTGACTCCAGTAGTGACGGGAGGCTTAGAAACCATTGGCATCCGTATGCCTGCCCATCAGGTGTTTGCCACCTTGCTGCAATCGTCGGGAATGGCGGTTGCCGCTCCTTCGGCCAACCCTTATAAAAAGCTCAGCCCAACCTCTGCGCAGCACGTCATCAACTCGCTGGGCGGCAAAATTGCTGCGGTCCTCGATGGCGGTGACTGTGCTCACGGCCTTGAATCTACGATTGTCGATCTGACCGAAAAGCCATTTCGCATTTTGCGAGCCGGGCCAATCACCGCCGCGCAGCTATCGGCCACGTTAGGCGAAGAGGTGAGCTCACCAGTGAACCACACGGTTGCCGTACCGGGGAACGTTACCAGCCACTACCAGCCAAATACGCGGGTCCGTTTGGTTGATGCGAGTGAACTGATTCACCTAACCAATGACAAAGTAGCCTATTTGCACTATTCACCATTTGATAATCACGCCAATATCAAAGCGAAACTAATGCCGGGATCGGTAGCAGACTACGCTCATGCGCTCTACCGCACGCTTGATGAGGCCGACAAGTGGGGCTGTGAAGAGATTTGGGTAGAAAGACCACCGATGGACGAAAGCTGGTCAGCGGTGCATGATCGACTGAATCGCGCGCAATCAAAGCTCTGA
- a CDS encoding MarR family transcriptional regulator, which translates to MENDQVDTILSQWREVKPDMDCSSMGVVGRLRRTSELWKKQLEAVFQAHELSSIEFDMLATMRRSNRDITPTELYQTLMLSSGAVSTRIEHLVQRGLVQRIASEHDRRSCSVSLTEQGVDVIDKALQAHVANMDQMLSVLDKQEQAQLAELLKKILLAQ; encoded by the coding sequence ATGGAGAACGATCAAGTCGACACGATTTTGTCGCAGTGGCGTGAAGTGAAACCCGATATGGATTGTTCCAGCATGGGAGTGGTCGGAAGGCTGAGACGCACTAGTGAACTGTGGAAGAAACAGTTAGAAGCGGTTTTTCAGGCACATGAGCTGAGTAGCATTGAGTTTGATATGCTCGCGACCATGCGTCGCAGCAACCGTGACATCACCCCAACCGAGTTGTATCAGACACTGATGCTCTCTTCCGGTGCGGTTAGCACACGGATAGAACATCTGGTACAACGCGGGTTGGTGCAGCGTATCGCCAGTGAACACGACAGGCGCAGTTGCAGCGTGTCACTCACCGAACAAGGTGTTGACGTCATCGACAAAGCGTTACAAGCACACGTGGCCAATATGGATCAGATGCTGAGTGTGTTGGACAAACAAGAGCAAGCACAACTGGCGGAACTACTGAAAAAGATTTTGCTAGCACAGTAA
- a CDS encoding EamA family transporter, producing the protein MNKVNSVKTIILTAVAPLVWGSTYIVTTQALPPESPLIASTIRALPAGILLVLLSRTWLQGIWWGRLATLGLLNIGLFFYCLFFAATYLPGGMASLVMSFQPMLVMLLSWFWLNARVTSRQWLASGVGVIGIALLVLNSSVALNLQGLMIAALGTLSMASGVVLTKKWGRPRGMSLLGFTGWQLLFGGVALLPVSLWLEGIPSQLTPTNYLGYGYLSLIGAVLGYFLWFRGIEKLPPVTVSFLGFLSSVSACFLGYLLLNQALTWPQLLGAGAILLAILLAVPRSEPRANQTTLSLKGI; encoded by the coding sequence ATGAATAAAGTGAATTCGGTAAAAACCATTATCCTTACTGCGGTTGCACCATTGGTGTGGGGCAGTACCTATATTGTGACCACGCAAGCCTTACCGCCGGAAAGTCCGTTGATCGCCTCGACTATTCGCGCGCTGCCTGCGGGCATTCTGCTGGTGCTTCTGAGCCGAACTTGGCTGCAAGGCATCTGGTGGGGGCGCCTTGCGACCCTAGGCTTACTGAACATTGGGCTGTTTTTCTATTGCCTCTTTTTTGCGGCGACCTATTTGCCCGGTGGTATGGCGTCTTTGGTGATGTCTTTTCAGCCGATGCTGGTCATGCTTTTGAGTTGGTTCTGGTTGAATGCGCGAGTGACATCAAGGCAGTGGTTGGCGAGTGGCGTAGGGGTGATCGGCATTGCGCTTTTGGTCCTCAATAGTTCGGTCGCCCTGAATCTACAAGGGTTAATGATTGCCGCATTGGGTACGTTGAGTATGGCATCAGGTGTGGTATTGACCAAAAAGTGGGGCCGGCCAAGGGGTATGTCACTGCTGGGTTTTACAGGTTGGCAGCTACTGTTTGGTGGTGTGGCTTTATTGCCAGTATCGCTGTGGCTAGAAGGCATTCCTTCCCAACTGACCCCTACTAACTACCTAGGTTACGGGTACTTGAGTTTGATTGGCGCAGTGCTTGGCTACTTTCTCTGGTTTCGAGGCATCGAAAAGCTGCCACCAGTTACTGTTTCGTTTCTCGGCTTTCTCAGCAGTGTCTCGGCCTGTTTTCTTGGCTATCTGTTGCTCAATCAAGCGCTGACTTGGCCGCAATTACTCGGCGCGGGCGCTATTTTACTCGCCATTTTACTGGCAGTGCCTCGCTCTGAGCCACGAGCTAATCAAACCACTTTATCGTTAAAAGGAATCTAA
- a CDS encoding NAD(P)H-dependent oxidoreductase, which translates to MNITIVSGSQRANSQSANVAHYLQTLAQKHFNQVNVLDLHQLNLPFWNEGVWQGSEEWQVWSPIAQMLMQSDAFIFITPEWHGMATPALKNFLMLATDDELAHKPALLVSVSASVNGVYPISELRMTGNKNNHVCFLPDHLIFRQCDTLFNQEHRCADEQLHARSEYTISLLAAYANALAPVHRDMVQAGKTFRYGM; encoded by the coding sequence ATGAACATCACTATCGTTTCTGGGAGCCAGCGTGCCAACTCGCAAAGCGCCAACGTTGCTCACTATCTACAAACCCTGGCGCAGAAGCATTTCAATCAGGTAAACGTGCTTGATTTGCATCAACTCAACCTGCCATTTTGGAATGAAGGGGTTTGGCAGGGCAGTGAAGAGTGGCAAGTGTGGTCGCCCATCGCGCAAATGCTCATGCAGTCAGACGCCTTTATTTTTATTACACCGGAGTGGCACGGCATGGCAACGCCAGCCTTGAAGAACTTTCTGATGCTAGCCACCGATGATGAACTGGCCCACAAGCCAGCATTACTGGTCAGTGTGTCTGCCAGTGTCAACGGCGTGTACCCTATCAGCGAGCTGCGTATGACGGGAAATAAGAACAATCATGTCTGTTTCTTACCGGATCATCTTATTTTCCGCCAATGCGACACCTTGTTTAATCAAGAGCACAGATGTGCAGACGAGCAACTTCATGCTCGCAGCGAATACACCATCTCATTGCTGGCGGCTTATGCCAATGCGCTCGCGCCAGTGCATCGTGACATGGTGCAAGCAGGAAAAACCTTTCGCTACGGAATGTAG
- a CDS encoding helix-turn-helix transcriptional regulator, which yields MKPSNKESVQDTVARLRANRNQHQPKTGTDATHSTKERSQLNTPTRSKTSKNAKAVSAAERKTEANKIIKHLLLGELTQGQALKSLRINILGLKQDVFARLVNVSRKTLSDIENDRGSYNTEILNKVFKLFGLKVGLLPSSPDALKSLLIDDEAE from the coding sequence ATGAAGCCAAGCAATAAAGAGTCCGTACAAGATACGGTAGCTCGTCTAAGAGCAAACCGAAATCAACATCAGCCCAAGACTGGGACGGATGCAACTCATTCGACCAAAGAACGATCGCAACTTAATACTCCGACTAGATCAAAAACCTCAAAAAACGCCAAAGCAGTAAGTGCAGCAGAACGCAAAACCGAGGCAAACAAAATCATCAAACACTTATTGCTTGGAGAGCTAACACAGGGCCAAGCGCTGAAAAGTCTACGCATTAATATACTGGGACTCAAACAGGATGTGTTCGCAAGACTTGTCAATGTCTCAAGAAAAACACTCTCAGACATAGAGAATGATCGGGGCAGCTACAATACAGAGATTCTCAATAAGGTTTTCAAGCTCTTTGGTTTAAAGGTCGGTCTGCTCCCCTCTTCTCCAGATGCCTTAAAATCTCTATTAATCGATGATGAGGCTGAATAA
- a CDS encoding type II toxin-antitoxin system HipA family toxin — MEALTVQAFIRGEWIDIGIISFPKSSQHNFRVTELNYLGDYALEHHDKDDFHAVSLNHPISFFFDDMGKPGWLKFLDDIMPSGASRRYWVKHLDIEDLSSDEQDYVLLKFGTMSPIGNLRIKDSLPERYEVADNLYFSVDDVKNRAGDFLDYAQQRGAAAGGATGAGGEAPKLILRCGFDHGSGSEKIWIDPYQDDNSNHDLHYLVKYPRGSRSTIDCNILRAEFYFYHELTEMGVETISTDGMRLEEGLNYPSLWLPRFDVQIIDQQIERFGMESVYSILNKGAGVTLDHETTIRTLIEKITESNMVKHQGYRFDTQAFVIEWVKRDLLNILFGNSDNHGRNTSFLKGDGVIKLAPIYDFAPMKADPAGIPRTTKWKAPLEVGGTYDFVGIADTLSDLVPKEMLLKELAITASKCVGLKQRLALRGVPEQILEMPAVGLNYLSEKLTKWGLL, encoded by the coding sequence ATGGAAGCACTAACCGTACAAGCTTTTATCAGAGGTGAATGGATAGATATTGGTATCATCTCATTCCCTAAAAGTAGCCAACATAATTTCCGAGTGACTGAACTCAACTACCTCGGCGACTATGCGCTAGAACACCACGATAAAGATGACTTTCACGCTGTTTCACTCAACCACCCTATCTCGTTCTTTTTTGATGATATGGGTAAACCTGGATGGCTAAAGTTTCTAGACGATATTATGCCTAGTGGCGCTAGTAGACGATACTGGGTTAAACACCTAGATATTGAAGACCTTAGTTCTGATGAACAAGACTATGTTTTGCTCAAGTTTGGCACAATGTCGCCTATTGGTAACTTAAGAATAAAAGACTCTCTTCCTGAGCGCTACGAAGTCGCAGACAACCTCTACTTCTCTGTTGATGATGTTAAAAATCGAGCAGGTGATTTCCTCGACTATGCACAGCAAAGAGGAGCAGCCGCAGGTGGTGCAACTGGGGCTGGAGGTGAAGCGCCAAAGCTGATCCTCCGATGTGGTTTCGATCATGGATCTGGCAGCGAAAAAATATGGATTGATCCATACCAAGATGACAATAGCAACCACGACTTACATTACTTAGTAAAGTACCCTAGAGGCTCAAGAAGCACCATCGACTGTAATATTCTAAGAGCTGAGTTCTACTTCTACCACGAGCTAACTGAAATGGGAGTTGAAACGATCTCCACCGACGGTATGCGCTTGGAGGAAGGATTAAACTACCCTTCCTTATGGCTTCCTCGATTTGATGTTCAAATTATTGATCAACAAATAGAGAGATTTGGCATGGAATCAGTGTATTCCATTTTAAACAAAGGCGCTGGAGTCACTCTTGATCACGAAACAACAATCCGAACTCTCATAGAAAAAATTACTGAAAGTAATATGGTTAAACACCAAGGGTATAGGTTTGATACCCAAGCTTTCGTTATTGAATGGGTGAAGAGAGATCTACTCAACATCTTGTTTGGTAATAGTGATAACCATGGCAGAAATACTTCATTCTTAAAGGGTGATGGAGTCATAAAGCTTGCTCCCATTTACGATTTCGCACCAATGAAAGCCGATCCTGCAGGAATTCCAAGAACAACAAAATGGAAAGCCCCACTAGAGGTTGGCGGAACTTACGACTTTGTCGGCATTGCAGACACCTTATCTGATCTGGTGCCAAAGGAAATGTTATTAAAAGAGCTAGCAATTACTGCAAGTAAATGCGTAGGCCTAAAGCAGAGACTCGCTTTACGAGGAGTACCAGAACAAATCTTGGAGATGCCGGCCGTTGGACTTAATTATTTATCAGAAAAGCTCACTAAATGGGGGCTACTATGA
- the smpB gene encoding SsrA-binding protein SmpB: MANKNSKQKAGSNTIALNKKARHEYFIEDEIEAGMELQGWEVKALRQGKANIAESYVFMRDGEAFVSGMTITPLNQASTHVVANPTRVRKLLMSRRELDNLLGRINREGMTLAALSLYWSRSWVKIKIGVAKGKKLHDKREDIKDRDWQRQKARVMKSSLR, translated from the coding sequence ATGGCAAATAAAAACTCGAAACAAAAAGCCGGTAGCAACACTATCGCGCTGAACAAAAAAGCTCGTCACGAGTATTTCATCGAAGATGAAATCGAAGCTGGCATGGAGCTACAAGGGTGGGAAGTGAAAGCGCTTCGCCAAGGTAAAGCCAATATCGCTGAAAGTTACGTTTTTATGCGTGACGGCGAAGCCTTCGTTAGTGGCATGACTATCACTCCTTTGAATCAGGCATCAACACACGTAGTGGCTAACCCTACCCGTGTGCGCAAACTGCTGATGAGCCGTCGTGAACTTGATAATTTGCTTGGGCGTATCAACCGCGAAGGCATGACGTTAGCAGCTCTTTCACTCTATTGGTCTCGTTCTTGGGTGAAAATCAAAATCGGTGTGGCAAAAGGTAAGAAGCTGCACGACAAGCGCGAAGATATTAAAGATCGCGATTGGCAACGCCAGAAAGCTCGCGTGATGAAGAGCTCACTGCGTTAA
- a CDS encoding SRPBCC family protein, with protein sequence MKQVTRSALVSFSAEQMYALVNDVAKYPEFLPGCSGTRVIESLESSMIASVDVAKAGISKTFTTANTLTPGESILMTLVDGPFKTLRGGWFFTALDEQACKVELKLEFEFSSKMIELAFGKIFNELTGNMVNAFTQRAKQVYL encoded by the coding sequence ATGAAGCAAGTCACCCGTTCTGCATTGGTCTCTTTTAGTGCAGAACAGATGTATGCCCTGGTCAATGATGTGGCGAAATACCCTGAATTCTTACCAGGTTGCTCAGGTACACGAGTGATTGAATCGCTTGAATCGAGCATGATTGCTTCCGTGGATGTAGCAAAGGCGGGAATCAGCAAAACATTTACTACCGCCAATACATTAACTCCCGGGGAATCGATTCTGATGACCTTAGTCGATGGCCCTTTTAAGACGTTACGCGGCGGTTGGTTTTTTACCGCCCTTGATGAGCAAGCCTGTAAGGTAGAGCTCAAACTGGAGTTTGAGTTTTCTAGCAAAATGATCGAACTGGCGTTTGGTAAAATCTTTAATGAACTCACCGGCAATATGGTGAATGCGTTTACGCAACGAGCGAAGCAGGTGTATCTATGA
- a CDS encoding RnfH family protein: protein MSIEDEMIHVEVVYALPQEQRILKLVVKQQATVEEIIRQSGVLELYPEIDLSKNKVGVFSRMVKLDATVRDKDRIEIYRPLLADPKEIRRKRAEQQNR from the coding sequence ATGAGCATTGAAGATGAAATGATCCACGTTGAGGTGGTCTATGCGCTACCACAAGAGCAGCGAATTCTTAAGTTGGTGGTAAAACAGCAGGCGACGGTGGAAGAGATCATCCGTCAGTCTGGGGTGTTGGAACTGTATCCTGAGATCGATCTGAGCAAAAACAAGGTGGGAGTATTTAGCCGAATGGTGAAACTCGATGCCACTGTGCGCGATAAAGATCGGATAGAGATCTACCGCCCACTGTTGGCAGATCCGAAAGAGATCCGAAGGAAACGTGCAGAGCAACAGAATCGCTAG
- the nadK gene encoding NAD(+) kinase: MKKPFNVIAIIGKPRDQKAIQTHRDLYHWLTSLGYQVFIDDRLAHILDDVPAAHFSGLVELGEKADLAIVVGGDGNMLGAARILSRFDISVIGVNRGNLGFLTDLNPEDFQAALEAVLNGAYIEEERFLLEAEIHRHGQIKSHNAALNEAVLHPGQIAHMIEFEVYIDNSFAFSQRSDGLIISTPTGSTAYSLSGGGPILSPSLNAISLVPMFPHTLSSRPLVVDANRRIKLLVSPDNRGTQEVSCDGQVSLPVSPGDEIHIYQSPNRLRLIHPKDYSYYHVLRKKLGWSSKLF, from the coding sequence ATGAAAAAACCATTTAACGTGATCGCTATTATCGGAAAACCCAGAGATCAGAAAGCGATACAAACGCATCGCGATTTGTATCACTGGTTAACCTCACTCGGCTATCAAGTGTTTATTGATGACAGGCTTGCGCATATTTTGGATGACGTTCCCGCTGCACACTTTTCGGGCTTGGTTGAATTAGGCGAAAAAGCTGATCTGGCGATTGTCGTTGGCGGGGATGGCAATATGCTGGGCGCAGCAAGAATACTATCTCGCTTCGACATCTCAGTGATCGGCGTCAACCGAGGCAATCTCGGCTTTTTAACCGATCTCAATCCGGAGGATTTTCAAGCGGCGCTCGAAGCGGTTTTGAACGGGGCATACATCGAAGAAGAACGTTTTCTATTGGAAGCGGAGATTCATCGGCACGGGCAGATAAAAAGCCACAACGCGGCGTTAAATGAGGCCGTGCTTCACCCGGGGCAAATCGCTCATATGATTGAGTTTGAAGTGTATATTGACAACTCTTTCGCTTTTTCTCAGCGCTCAGACGGCCTGATTATCTCAACACCAACAGGCTCCACCGCTTACTCTCTCTCTGGCGGCGGCCCCATTCTATCCCCCAGTTTGAACGCCATTTCCTTAGTCCCAATGTTCCCACATACGCTATCGAGTCGCCCACTGGTTGTCGATGCCAATAGAAGAATCAAACTGCTGGTTTCTCCAGATAATCGGGGCACGCAAGAGGTCAGCTGTGATGGGCAAGTTTCTCTGCCCGTCTCTCCAGGCGACGAGATCCACATCTATCAAAGCCCGAATAGGCTACGACTTATTCACCCGAAAGATTACAGCTATTACCATGTGCTGCGTAAGAAACTTGGTTGGTCGAGCAAGCTTTTTTAG
- the grpE gene encoding nucleotide exchange factor GrpE, whose protein sequence is MSNEENKINEEQLKQNESADIEVDAVGTDADIEWNQAEESDEAAAKIAELEAALLASESRVKEQQDAVLRARADVENMRRRSEQEIDKARKYALNKFAEELLPVIDNLERAIQAADVESEAVKPLLEGVELTHKTFVDTVNKFGLKEINPEGEVFNPEFHQAMSIQESPDHESNTVMFVMQKGYELNGRVIRPAMVMVAK, encoded by the coding sequence ATGAGCAACGAAGAAAATAAAATCAACGAAGAACAGCTAAAACAGAACGAATCTGCGGACATCGAGGTAGATGCTGTTGGTACGGATGCTGATATCGAATGGAACCAAGCAGAGGAAAGCGACGAAGCAGCAGCGAAAATTGCTGAGCTGGAAGCGGCACTGCTTGCAAGTGAATCTCGAGTAAAAGAGCAGCAAGATGCGGTGCTGCGTGCCAGAGCGGATGTGGAGAACATGCGTCGTCGTAGCGAACAGGAAATCGATAAAGCACGTAAGTATGCGCTGAACAAGTTTGCTGAAGAGTTATTGCCTGTTATCGATAATTTAGAGCGTGCAATTCAAGCGGCGGATGTGGAAAGCGAGGCTGTGAAGCCATTGCTTGAGGGCGTTGAACTGACGCACAAGACGTTTGTCGATACCGTCAATAAGTTTGGTCTGAAAGAGATCAACCCTGAGGGCGAAGTGTTCAATCCAGAATTCCATCAAGCGATGTCTATTCAGGAAAGCCCAGATCATGAGTCAAACACAGTGATGTTTGTGATGCAGAAAGGCTATGAACTGAATGGTCGTGTGATTCGTCCGGCGATGGTTATGGTTGCAAAATAA
- a CDS encoding dicarboxylate/amino acid:cation symporter has product MDKSLSSKIFIGLFAGLLLGSAIQYLFQGMSLFDVYLLGAAEGAGGMFVSLIKLLVVPLVYVSIVCGIVDLKDISAFGRLGTKTFALYIINTVIAITAALTIGMIFQPGADANLVGTVAQSVKLTTTETPDIFSLVVNIVPSNPVQAFANGDMLQIIFMAILTGLAIQALDSRGGPAIRTFKLANEIMMKLVGLVMSLAPFGVFALMIQLGATLDAHTLMSVAGYVALVVAMLVFWIFVFYPMVVGMTTSVSPKQFLRATREQVLFSLSTASSNATIPVTMRTLTEKLQVSKSVAGFGVPLGATMNMSGVSIYIALATIFVANAFGQPINSADIFTLGLTILLLSIGAGGVPGGGVVMVGVLLHQLGLPPEGLAIIAAVDRINDMFCTSSNVVGDTAVNTIVAKSEGELARDEEQTELASESR; this is encoded by the coding sequence ATGGATAAATCGCTCTCGTCAAAAATTTTTATAGGCTTGTTTGCTGGCCTGCTGCTTGGTTCTGCCATTCAATATCTTTTTCAAGGAATGTCGCTGTTTGATGTCTATTTGTTAGGCGCGGCAGAAGGCGCGGGCGGAATGTTCGTTTCGCTGATTAAACTGCTGGTCGTTCCTCTGGTTTATGTCTCGATCGTCTGTGGCATTGTTGATCTAAAAGACATCTCCGCTTTTGGCCGTTTAGGCACGAAAACTTTTGCGCTTTACATCATTAACACGGTCATCGCGATTACGGCAGCTTTGACGATCGGGATGATCTTCCAACCCGGCGCGGATGCCAATTTGGTTGGTACTGTTGCGCAGTCGGTGAAGCTGACGACCACAGAAACTCCGGATATCTTCTCTTTGGTGGTCAATATTGTTCCGAGCAATCCAGTACAAGCCTTTGCCAATGGCGACATGTTGCAAATCATCTTTATGGCGATTTTAACTGGCTTGGCGATTCAAGCATTGGACTCACGTGGTGGTCCGGCAATTCGTACTTTTAAGCTGGCCAACGAAATTATGATGAAACTGGTTGGCTTGGTGATGAGTCTGGCCCCTTTCGGCGTATTTGCTCTGATGATCCAACTGGGCGCGACGCTGGATGCGCATACCTTGATGTCAGTAGCAGGTTACGTGGCACTGGTTGTTGCTATGCTGGTGTTCTGGATTTTCGTTTTCTACCCAATGGTCGTGGGCATGACGACCAGTGTGTCACCCAAGCAATTTTTGCGCGCGACGCGTGAACAGGTACTGTTCTCTCTTTCAACGGCGAGCTCGAATGCGACCATTCCCGTTACCATGCGCACGTTGACAGAAAAGCTGCAGGTATCCAAATCGGTGGCAGGTTTTGGCGTTCCACTAGGCGCGACCATGAATATGTCTGGCGTGTCTATCTATATTGCACTCGCCACCATTTTTGTTGCCAATGCCTTTGGTCAGCCTATTAACTCTGCAGATATTTTCACGCTTGGTCTGACGATTCTGCTGCTTTCAATTGGTGCCGGTGGTGTTCCGGGCGGTGGCGTGGTGATGGTCGGCGTTCTATTACATCAACTGGGTTTGCCACCTGAAGGTCTTGCGATTATCGCCGCGGTTGACCGCATTAACGATATGTTCTGTACCTCGTCAAATGTGGTTGGTGATACGGCGGTGAATACCATTGTGGCCAAAAGTGAGGGTGAACTGGCGCGTGATGAAGAGCAAACCGAACTGGCGTCAGAATCACGATAA